In a genomic window of Cyprinus carpio isolate SPL01 chromosome A10, ASM1834038v1, whole genome shotgun sequence:
- the LOC109072495 gene encoding cornifelin homolog B-like, whose amino-acid sequence MTTVVVQQPLGKAGMEAWNSGICDCCQDLNSCCYAYWCFPCFTCSTTGDFGESTCLPLLDILGPALMAAFGIGVCVPPVGLAMRVAVRYKYHIGGSLCEDIMVTCCCIWCSWCQMSREIKARKKVIRIVQRNPMMQPVPMAVNPQVFAMQQPRVIGAAPVGAVPAVQTAPIKTGVMPAPM is encoded by the exons ATGACGACTGTAGTTGTGCAGCAGCCTCTCGGCAAGGCTGGAATGGAAGCTTGGAATTCAGGAATATGTGACTGTTGCCAGGACTTGAATTCTT GCTGCTATGCATACTGGTGCTTTCCTTGCTTTACCTGCTCCACCACAGGAGATTTTGGAGAGAGCACCTGTCTTCCTCTATTGGACATACTCGGCCCAGCTCTCATGGCCGCATTTGGAATTGGTGTATGTGTTCCGCCTGTGGGTCTGGCAATGAGGGTGGCAGTTCGCTACAAGTATCATATTGGG GGCAGTCTTTGTGAGGACATCATGGTGACTTGCTGTTGTATCTGGTGTTCTTGGTGTCAGATGAGTAGAGAAATCAAAGCACGCAAAAAAGTTATCCGAATAGTGCAAAGAAATCCTATGATGCAACCAGTTCCAATGGCAGTCAACCCACAAGTTTTCGCTATGCAGCAGCCGAGAGTGATCGGCGCCGCACCGGTAGGAGCTGTTCCTGCAGTCCAGACGGCACCAATTAAGACTGGTGTCATGCCAGCTCCTATGTAG